In Populus alba chromosome 1, ASM523922v2, whole genome shotgun sequence, a single window of DNA contains:
- the LOC118027896 gene encoding phytoene synthase 2, chloroplastic: protein MCSTFFLSAKPCTGADNGKFLHSKSLVTRARAEVIAAPKRSSQRASPRLLKHGIPHTDLQVHEIVVRQSQANSLSKQDICRKPEFHPAFLEEAYERCRNICAEYAKTFYLGTRLMTEERQTATWAIYVWCRRTDELVDGPNAVLMSTVVLDRWEERLQDIFYGRPFDMLDTALTDTISKFPLDIKPFRDMIEGMRMDTTKFRYDNFQELYLYCYYVAGTVGLMSVPVMGIAAESEASAQIIYNAALYLGIGNQLTNILRDVGEDALRGRVYLPQDELAQFGLRDQDVFARKVTDGWREFMKEQITHPRFYFNLAEGASSVVIPTSIPKNLGCN from the exons ATGTGTTCTACATTTTTCCTTTCGGCTAAGCCTTGCACTGGGGCAGATAATGGCAAGTTCTTACACTCAAAATCCTTGGTTACAAGAGCAAGAGCTGAAGTGATCGCAGCTCCTAAAAGATCAAGCCAACGTGCTTCTCCTCGGCTATTAAAACATGGAATTCCTCATACTGATCTTCAAGTACATGAAATTGTTGTGAGGCAGTCTCAGGCTAACAGCTTAAGCAAGCAAGATATCTGTAGAAAGCCGGAGTTCCATCCAGCGTTTCTTGAAGAAGCCTATGAAAGGTGCAGAAACATTTGCGCCGAATATGCCAAGACTTTCTATCTAG GAACTCGGCTGATGACAGAGGAGCGACAGACAGCCACATGGGCAATTTATG TATGGTGCAGGAGGACAGATGAACTGGTCGATGGACCCAATGCAGTGCTCATGAGCACTGTTGTTCTTGATAGGTGGGAAGAGAGGCTGCAAGACATCTTTTATGGACGCCCCTTTGACATGCTCGATACTGCACTTACTGATACCATTTCCAAGTTCCCTTTAGACATTAAG CCTTTTAGGGACATGATTGAAGGTATGAGAATGGATACGACAAAATTCCGTTATGATAATTTTCAAGAGCTCTATCTTTATTGCTATTACGTTGCGGGCACAGTCGGCCTAATGAGCGTTCCAGTGATGGGGATTGCAGCAGAATCTGAAGCTTCTGCTCAAATTATTTATAATGCGGCACTGTACTTGGGTATTGGAAATCAGCTTACAAACATTCTTAGAGATGTAGGAGAGGA TGCTTTGAGAGGGAGAGTTTATCTACCGCAAGATGAGCTTGCACAGTTTGGGCTACGCGACCAAGATGTTTTCGCAAGAAAAGTCACTGATGGATGGAGAGAGTTCATGAAAGAACAGATAACACATCCAAGATTCTATTTCAACCTTGCAGAAGGGGCTTCCA GTGTGGTCATCCCTACTAGTATACCAAAAAATCTTGGATGCAATTGA